The Rhodopseudomonas palustris genome window below encodes:
- a CDS encoding DUF4164 domain-containing protein: protein MTDRPAHGSIAADQAPAEIVAAARRLAAALEALESAVERRAEADRDEDELASRIQALGADRSRLADELDGALVRSRKLERVNREIAQRLDSAIDTIRHVLDTEAGDPQPAEEES from the coding sequence ATGACGGATCGTCCTGCCCACGGTTCCATCGCTGCCGATCAGGCACCGGCCGAGATCGTTGCGGCGGCTCGCCGCCTCGCGGCGGCGCTCGAAGCGCTGGAAAGCGCGGTGGAACGGCGTGCCGAGGCCGACCGCGACGAGGACGAGCTGGCTTCGCGGATCCAGGCGCTCGGCGCCGATCGGTCGCGCCTCGCCGACGAACTCGACGGTGCGCTGGTGCGCAGCCGCAAGCTCGAGCGGGTCAACCGCGAGATCGCGCAGCGGCTCGACTCCGCCATCGACACCATTCGCCACGTGCTCGACACGGAAGCGGGCGATCCACAGCCGGCCGAGGAGGAGTCATGA
- a CDS encoding cell division protein ZapA — translation MSSSDSAGSANHVSVTINGRQYRMACEPGQEPQLLGLAENLETRIQSLRGRFGEIGDARLTVMAALMMADELLDAHGRIASLQQEVDALRNDRAASLDRTVSTNRAVAAALNSAAERIERTTQVLNRTIGGGIAIG, via the coding sequence ATGAGCTCGAGCGACTCCGCTGGATCCGCCAACCACGTCAGCGTCACCATCAACGGCCGGCAATACCGGATGGCCTGCGAGCCGGGCCAGGAGCCGCAACTGCTCGGGCTTGCTGAAAATCTCGAGACGCGGATTCAGAGCCTGCGCGGCCGGTTCGGCGAGATCGGCGATGCGCGCCTCACCGTGATGGCGGCGCTGATGATGGCCGATGAACTCCTCGATGCCCACGGCCGCATCGCCTCGCTGCAGCAGGAAGTCGATGCTTTGCGCAACGACCGCGCCGCTTCGCTCGATCGCACCGTGTCGACCAACCGCGCCGTCGCCGCCGCGCTCAACAGCGCCGCCGAACGCATCGAACGCACCACCCAGGTCCTCAACCGCACCATCGGCGGCGGCATCGCGATCGGGTAA
- a CDS encoding class I SAM-dependent RNA methyltransferase → MIQTLTIDQLGHRGDGVSLSPGGATYVPFALPGETVEAEPVQGHPDRRKLLRVEVPSPDRVAPFCPHFGVCGGCAIQHLRDEPYRTWKRNLVTETLAQAGIDVPVDPLIDAHGAGRRRVTLHARRGTHDILKVGFSATASHDIIAIDHCPILDPALSGALEAAWALAEALTPVGKPLDIQVTATENGLDIDVRGSGPLPPKMITSLSQLADKHKLARLTRHGELVLLRRPPVVAIGKAKVTLPPGAFLQATALGEQTLAELAMANLGRAKQVADLFCGVGPFALRLAEKARVFACDSDAPAVAALQKAAPATPGLKPVKAEARDLFRRPLAPPELRDFDAVLFDPPRQGAQAQATQLAASRVPLVLAVSCNATTFARDAKLLIDGGYKLERVIPVDQFKYTPHVELVAVFRK, encoded by the coding sequence ATGATCCAGACCCTGACGATCGATCAGCTCGGCCACCGCGGCGACGGCGTCAGCCTGTCGCCAGGCGGCGCGACTTACGTGCCGTTTGCGCTGCCCGGCGAAACCGTCGAGGCCGAACCGGTACAGGGCCATCCCGACCGCCGCAAACTGCTGCGCGTCGAGGTCCCCAGCCCCGACCGGGTGGCGCCGTTCTGTCCGCATTTCGGCGTGTGCGGCGGCTGCGCGATCCAGCACTTGCGCGACGAGCCATATCGGACGTGGAAGCGCAACTTGGTAACCGAGACGCTGGCGCAAGCGGGGATCGACGTTCCGGTCGATCCCCTGATCGATGCCCACGGCGCCGGTCGCCGCCGCGTCACGCTGCATGCACGCAGAGGCACGCATGACATCCTCAAGGTCGGGTTCAGCGCCACCGCGAGCCACGACATCATCGCCATCGATCACTGCCCGATCCTCGATCCGGCGCTGAGCGGCGCGCTGGAAGCGGCCTGGGCGTTGGCCGAAGCGCTGACGCCGGTCGGCAAGCCGCTCGATATTCAAGTCACCGCCACCGAGAACGGTCTCGATATCGACGTACGCGGCTCCGGGCCGCTGCCGCCGAAGATGATCACCTCGCTGTCGCAGCTTGCCGATAAGCACAAGCTCGCGCGGCTGACGCGGCACGGTGAGTTAGTGCTGCTGCGGCGGCCGCCGGTGGTGGCGATCGGCAAGGCCAAGGTGACCTTGCCGCCGGGTGCGTTTCTGCAGGCGACGGCGCTCGGCGAACAGACGCTCGCGGAGCTGGCGATGGCGAATCTCGGCCGCGCCAAGCAGGTCGCAGATCTGTTCTGCGGCGTCGGCCCGTTCGCGCTGCGCCTCGCCGAGAAGGCGCGGGTGTTCGCCTGTGACAGCGACGCGCCGGCCGTCGCGGCACTACAGAAGGCCGCGCCGGCGACGCCGGGGCTGAAGCCGGTGAAGGCCGAAGCGCGCGATCTGTTCCGTCGCCCGCTCGCACCACCCGAACTCCGCGACTTCGATGCGGTGCTGTTCGATCCCCCGCGCCAGGGCGCACAGGCGCAGGCCACGCAACTCGCGGCCAGCCGGGTGCCGCTGGTACTCGCGGTCTCCTGCAACGCCACCACCTTCGCCCGCGACGCAAAACTGCTGATCGATGGCGGCTACAAACTCGAACGCGTGATCCCGGTCGATCAGTTCAAGTACACACCGCATGTCGAGTTGGTGGCGGTGTTCAGGAAGTAG
- a CDS encoding MATE family efflux transporter produces MVRAMAVPGSNIAAGALAPAKSSAWRTELIETLWLAWPMAMTQLGQIAMMTTDLALIGRLGDTAVAAAALAHIVLFSTFTMGLGLVSAVTPLAAQALGARAPRQVRASLRVGLWAGVIAGVPLTLGQLYGEELLVALGQNPETSRLAGDYLDGLAWSLVPGWLFIALRGFMGAVNRPEPALWIMLTAIPINLGLAYVLIHGLFGLPRLEIFGAGLATTIVSWAMCIAAAVVCVTMRPFRKYQVFGELFRFDGELMRRLLQLGLPISGASVLEYGVFGAAALLMGKFGTTALAAHQIALQVAAIMFMVPMGISVAATVRVGHAVGRGDPPSARRAGFAAIGLGFIFMAAMTLLVALTRHQIPQLFLGDSDTSIETATLTAALLIVGASFFIADGLQVVANGALRGRNDTKVPLLFAVLGFWLIGFPFCWVLGFHTDLGPFGVWIGLAIGLTVYAALLVWRFHRLTRDAMAAAVAA; encoded by the coding sequence ATGGTGCGCGCCATGGCCGTACCTGGTTCCAACATCGCCGCCGGCGCGCTTGCGCCGGCGAAATCGTCTGCGTGGCGGACAGAGCTGATCGAAACGCTGTGGCTCGCGTGGCCGATGGCGATGACGCAGCTCGGCCAGATCGCGATGATGACCACCGATCTGGCGCTGATCGGCCGGCTCGGCGACACCGCCGTGGCCGCGGCTGCGCTCGCGCATATCGTGCTGTTCTCGACCTTCACGATGGGCCTTGGACTGGTCTCCGCAGTAACGCCGCTGGCGGCGCAGGCGTTAGGCGCGCGCGCGCCGCGGCAGGTGCGTGCGTCGCTGCGCGTCGGGCTGTGGGCGGGTGTGATCGCCGGCGTGCCGCTCACGCTCGGCCAGCTCTATGGCGAAGAGCTGCTGGTCGCGCTCGGCCAGAATCCTGAGACCTCGCGCCTCGCCGGCGATTATCTCGACGGACTGGCATGGTCGCTGGTGCCCGGCTGGCTGTTCATCGCGCTGCGCGGCTTCATGGGCGCGGTGAACCGGCCCGAGCCGGCGCTGTGGATCATGCTGACCGCAATCCCAATCAATCTCGGCCTCGCTTACGTGCTGATCCATGGCTTGTTCGGCCTGCCGCGGCTGGAGATCTTCGGCGCCGGCCTCGCCACCACGATCGTATCCTGGGCGATGTGCATCGCCGCCGCGGTGGTGTGCGTGACGATGCGCCCGTTCCGCAAGTACCAAGTGTTCGGCGAGCTGTTTCGGTTCGACGGCGAGCTGATGCGCCGGCTGCTGCAGCTCGGCCTGCCGATCTCCGGCGCTTCCGTGCTGGAATACGGCGTGTTCGGCGCCGCGGCGCTGCTGATGGGCAAGTTCGGCACCACCGCGCTCGCCGCGCATCAAATCGCTCTGCAGGTCGCCGCGATCATGTTCATGGTGCCGATGGGAATCTCGGTCGCAGCCACGGTGCGGGTCGGCCATGCGGTCGGCCGCGGTGATCCGCCGTCGGCGCGACGCGCCGGCTTTGCGGCGATCGGCCTCGGCTTCATCTTCATGGCCGCGATGACGCTGCTGGTCGCGTTGACGCGGCATCAGATCCCGCAGCTGTTCCTCGGCGATTCCGACACCTCGATCGAAACCGCAACGCTGACCGCAGCGCTGCTGATCGTCGGCGCGAGCTTCTTCATTGCCGACGGCCTGCAGGTCGTCGCCAACGGCGCGCTGCGCGGCCGCAATGACACCAAGGTGCCGCTGCTGTTCGCGGTGCTCGGGTTCTGGCTGATCGGCTTTCCGTTCTGCTGGGTGCTCGGCTTCCATACCGACCTCGGCCCGTTCGGTGTCTGGATCGGGTTGGCAATCGGCCTGACCGTCTATGCGGCGCTGCTGGTGTGGCGTTTTCACCGGCTGACGCGCGACGCAATGGCAGCGGCCGTCGCCGCCTGA
- a CDS encoding TlyA family RNA methyltransferase: MAKPPESTPRKRADIVLVERGLFDSRARAQAAIEAGLVVADGKPVTKVSEPIALDAQLEAQPAHPWVSRGGVKLAGALERYPIEIEDHVCLDVGSSTGGFTEVLLAHGAALVFAVDVGRDQLHASLRGHPKIVSMEETDIRKLEGTRLPQRPDVVVIDASFISLKQVLPAALSLAASPMSLLALIKPQFEAPSKRGIVRDAKVHRAVCDDAIALAASLGCRDIEVFASSIAGGDGNVEFFLGAKRG; the protein is encoded by the coding sequence ATGGCGAAGCCACCGGAGTCCACGCCACGCAAACGCGCCGATATCGTACTGGTCGAGCGCGGCCTGTTCGATAGCCGTGCGCGGGCGCAGGCGGCGATCGAGGCCGGGCTCGTAGTTGCGGACGGCAAGCCGGTCACCAAGGTCTCCGAACCGATCGCGCTCGACGCACAGCTTGAAGCGCAGCCGGCGCATCCCTGGGTATCGCGCGGCGGCGTCAAGCTCGCCGGCGCACTGGAGCGCTATCCGATCGAGATCGAGGATCACGTCTGCCTCGACGTCGGCTCCTCCACCGGCGGCTTCACCGAGGTGCTGCTGGCGCATGGGGCCGCGCTGGTGTTCGCGGTCGATGTCGGCCGCGATCAGCTCCACGCTTCGCTGCGCGGCCATCCCAAGATCGTCTCGATGGAAGAGACCGACATCCGCAAGCTCGAGGGCACGCGGCTGCCGCAGCGGCCGGACGTCGTGGTGATCGACGCCAGCTTCATCTCGCTGAAGCAGGTGCTGCCGGCGGCGCTGTCGCTTGCCGCATCGCCGATGAGTCTGCTGGCGCTGATCAAGCCGCAGTTCGAGGCGCCCTCGAAGCGCGGCATCGTGCGCGACGCCAAGGTGCATCGCGCGGTGTGCGACGATGCGATCGCCCTCGCCGCCTCGCTCGGCTGCCGCGACATCGAGGTCTTTGCGTCCTCGATCGCCGGCGGGGACGGCAATGTCGAATTCTTTCTCGGTGCAAAGCGCGGCTAA
- a CDS encoding nucleoside 2-deoxyribosyltransferase, with protein MKIYLAGPDVFLPDALQIGRRKAELCADHGFAGLFPLDNAVALAAHDASLQIFRGNEAMMNEADAIIANLTPFRGPSADAGTVYELGYMAGRGKLVLGYSNDPANYVARVKQFETVESRDGLLIGADGLAVEDFGLADNLMLIHCLDLHGAPLVTPRQMPADPWHDLDSFTACVRIAAERLRPHRAR; from the coding sequence ATGAAGATCTACCTCGCCGGCCCCGATGTGTTTCTGCCCGATGCGCTGCAGATCGGCCGGCGCAAGGCCGAGCTGTGCGCGGATCACGGCTTTGCCGGGCTGTTTCCGCTCGACAATGCGGTCGCGCTCGCGGCGCACGACGCGTCGCTGCAGATCTTCCGTGGCAACGAAGCGATGATGAATGAAGCCGACGCCATCATCGCCAATCTGACGCCGTTCCGCGGTCCCAGTGCCGACGCCGGCACGGTGTACGAACTCGGCTACATGGCCGGACGCGGCAAGTTGGTGCTCGGCTATTCGAACGATCCGGCGAACTACGTCGCGCGGGTCAAGCAGTTCGAAACCGTCGAGAGCCGCGACGGCCTGCTGATCGGCGCCGATGGCCTTGCGGTCGAAGACTTCGGCCTCGCTGACAATCTGATGCTGATCCACTGCCTCGACCTGCACGGCGCGCCGCTGGTGACGCCGCGCCAGATGCCGGCCGATCCATGGCACGACCTCGACAGCTTCACCGCCTGCGTCCGGATCGCGGCGGAGCGGCTGCGGCCGCATCGGGCGCGCTGA
- the dxs gene encoding 1-deoxy-D-xylulose-5-phosphate synthase, which translates to MTEFSKTPLLDTIRTPEDLRKLRVDQVRQVADELRLETIDAVSVTGGHFGAGLGVVELTTALHYVFDTPRDRLIWDVGHQAYPHKILTGRRDRIRTLRTPGGLSGFTKRTESDHDPFGAGHSSTSISAGLGMAVASELSGVKNNVIAVIGDGSISAGMAYEAMNNAGAMNSRLIVILNDNNMSIAPPVGAMSSYLSRLYSGKTYRSLREAGKQIGKHLPKLIADRAARAEEYSRGFMMGGGTLFEELGFYYVGPVDGHNLDHLLPILQNVRDADTGPFMIHVVTQKGKGYGPAEAAADKYHAVVKFDIATGAQAKAKSNAPSYQNVFGQSLVKEAQKDDKIVGITAAMPSGTGIDIFEKAFPKRTFDVGIAEQHAVTFAAGLATEGYKPFCAIYSTFLQRAYDQIVHDVAIQKLPVRFAIDRAGLVGADGATHAGSFDNAYLGCLPNMVIMAAADEAELVHMVATQVAINDRPSAVRYPRGEGRGVEMPEVGVPLEIGKGRVIRQGNKVALLSFGTRLAEAEKAADELATLGLSTTVADARFMKPLDVELVLKLARDHEVLLTIEEGSIGGFGSHVMQTLAEHGMLDGEVKMRALVLPDVFLDHDNPVAMYARAGLDAKAIVKKVFDVLGKDAKADTVKLA; encoded by the coding sequence GTGACCGAATTTAGCAAAACACCGCTTCTCGACACCATTCGTACACCGGAAGATCTGCGCAAGCTGCGGGTCGACCAGGTTCGGCAGGTCGCCGACGAATTGCGATTGGAGACGATCGACGCGGTATCGGTCACCGGCGGGCATTTCGGCGCCGGTCTCGGCGTAGTCGAGCTGACTACCGCACTGCACTATGTTTTCGACACCCCCCGCGACCGCCTAATCTGGGACGTCGGCCACCAGGCCTACCCGCATAAGATCCTGACCGGCCGCCGCGACCGCATCCGCACGCTGCGGACGCCGGGTGGCCTGTCCGGCTTCACCAAGCGCACCGAGAGCGATCACGACCCGTTCGGCGCCGGCCATTCCTCGACCTCGATCTCGGCCGGCCTCGGCATGGCGGTGGCCAGCGAGCTGTCGGGCGTCAAGAACAACGTCATCGCGGTAATCGGCGACGGCTCGATCTCCGCCGGTATGGCCTATGAGGCGATGAACAACGCCGGCGCGATGAACTCGCGGCTGATCGTGATCCTCAATGACAACAACATGTCGATCGCTCCGCCGGTCGGCGCGATGTCGTCGTATCTGTCGCGGCTGTATTCGGGCAAGACCTACCGGTCGCTGCGCGAGGCCGGCAAGCAGATCGGCAAGCACCTGCCCAAGCTGATCGCCGACCGCGCCGCCCGCGCCGAGGAATATTCCCGCGGCTTCATGATGGGCGGCGGCACCCTGTTCGAAGAACTCGGCTTCTACTACGTCGGCCCGGTCGATGGTCACAATCTGGACCACCTGCTGCCGATCCTGCAGAACGTCCGCGACGCCGACACCGGCCCGTTCATGATCCACGTCGTCACCCAAAAGGGCAAGGGTTACGGCCCGGCCGAAGCGGCGGCTGACAAGTATCACGCGGTGGTCAAGTTCGATATCGCCACCGGCGCCCAGGCCAAGGCCAAGTCGAACGCCCCGTCCTACCAGAACGTATTCGGCCAGAGCCTCGTCAAGGAAGCCCAGAAGGACGACAAGATCGTCGGCATCACCGCGGCGATGCCGTCGGGCACCGGCATCGACATCTTCGAGAAGGCCTTCCCGAAGCGCACCTTCGACGTCGGCATCGCCGAACAGCATGCCGTGACCTTCGCGGCCGGCCTCGCCACCGAGGGCTACAAGCCGTTCTGCGCGATCTACTCGACCTTCCTGCAGCGCGCCTACGACCAGATCGTCCACGATGTCGCGATCCAGAAGCTGCCGGTGCGCTTTGCGATCGACCGCGCCGGCCTGGTCGGTGCCGACGGCGCCACCCACGCCGGTTCGTTCGACAACGCCTATCTCGGCTGCCTGCCCAACATGGTGATCATGGCTGCGGCGGACGAAGCCGAACTGGTGCACATGGTCGCCACCCAGGTGGCGATCAACGACCGTCCGAGCGCGGTACGCTATCCGCGCGGCGAAGGCCGCGGCGTCGAAATGCCGGAAGTCGGCGTTCCGCTGGAAATCGGTAAGGGCCGCGTCATCCGCCAGGGCAACAAGGTCGCGCTGCTGTCGTTCGGCACCCGCCTCGCGGAAGCCGAGAAGGCTGCCGACGAACTCGCCACCCTCGGCCTCTCCACCACCGTCGCCGACGCGCGCTTCATGAAGCCGCTCGACGTCGAGCTGGTGCTGAAGCTCGCCCGCGATCACGAAGTGCTGCTCACCATCGAAGAAGGTTCGATCGGCGGCTTCGGCAGCCACGTGATGCAGACGCTGGCCGAGCACGGCATGCTCGACGGCGAAGTGAAGATGCGCGCGCTGGTGCTTCCCGATGTGTTCCTGGATCACGACAACCCGGTGGCGATGTACGCCCGCGCCGGCCTCGACGCCAAGGCGATCGTCAAGAAGGTGTTCGACGTGCTCGGCAAGGACGCCAAGGCCGACACCGTGAAGCTGGCCTGA
- a CDS encoding exodeoxyribonuclease VII small subunit → MAEAATADVKKLSFERALEELETIVKRLEDGKVPLEESVTIYERGEALKRRCEDLLRQAEARVDKITTDAQGAPTGTEPLDVQ, encoded by the coding sequence ATGGCCGAAGCCGCAACCGCCGATGTGAAGAAGCTCAGCTTCGAGCGCGCCCTCGAGGAACTCGAGACCATCGTCAAGCGGCTCGAAGACGGCAAGGTGCCGCTCGAGGAGTCGGTCACGATTTATGAACGCGGTGAAGCTTTGAAGCGCCGCTGCGAGGATCTGCTGCGGCAGGCCGAAGCCCGCGTGGACAAGATTACCACCGACGCGCAGGGCGCTCCGACCGGCACCGAGCCGCTGGACGTGCAATAA
- a CDS encoding histone deacetylase family protein, with protein sequence MTTLFLTHSACLDHHTPEGHPERAARLAAINKTLGEERFAPLARAESPIGSLEHIALCHTDHHIVELRHMSPSTGIVYVDGDTSMSPGTFEAALRGVGGSVAAVDAVMKGEAANAFVATRPPGHHAEITKPMGFCFFGNAAIAARYAQRQYGIERAAVVDFDVHHGNGTQDIFWGDRTVMYCSTHQMPLFPGTGSQGERGEYDNIVNAPLASEDGGTEFRFAFEQLILPQLKRFSPELIVISAGFDAHYRDPLASLNLRAEDFGWVTERLMEVATQTAGGRIVSVLEGGYDLQGLSESVAAHVGALMGA encoded by the coding sequence ATGACCACGCTTTTTCTGACCCATTCCGCGTGCCTCGACCATCACACGCCGGAAGGACATCCTGAGCGCGCTGCGCGCCTCGCCGCCATCAACAAGACGCTGGGCGAAGAACGCTTTGCACCGCTGGCGCGCGCGGAGTCGCCGATCGGCTCGCTCGAGCACATCGCGCTGTGCCACACCGATCACCACATCGTCGAGCTGCGCCACATGTCGCCGTCCACCGGCATCGTCTATGTCGACGGCGACACCTCGATGTCGCCGGGCACATTCGAAGCCGCGCTACGCGGCGTCGGCGGTTCGGTCGCCGCGGTGGATGCAGTGATGAAGGGCGAGGCCGCCAACGCCTTCGTCGCCACCCGGCCGCCGGGTCACCATGCCGAAATCACCAAGCCGATGGGGTTCTGCTTTTTCGGCAATGCCGCGATCGCCGCGCGCTATGCCCAGCGCCAATACGGCATCGAGCGCGCCGCGGTGGTGGATTTCGACGTCCACCACGGTAACGGCACCCAGGACATCTTCTGGGGCGACCGAACGGTGATGTATTGCTCGACCCACCAGATGCCCCTGTTCCCGGGTACCGGCTCGCAGGGCGAGCGCGGCGAATATGACAATATCGTCAACGCGCCCCTGGCTTCCGAAGATGGGGGGACTGAGTTCCGGTTCGCGTTCGAGCAGCTGATCCTGCCCCAGCTCAAGCGGTTTTCGCCGGAATTGATCGTGATTTCGGCCGGTTTCGACGCCCATTACCGCGATCCGCTCGCCAGCCTGAACCTGCGCGCCGAAGATTTCGGCTGGGTCACCGAACGGCTGATGGAGGTCGCAACCCAGACCGCCGGAGGCCGCATTGTCTCGGTGCTCGAGGGGGGATATGACCTCCAGGGCCTGAGTGAATCGGTGGCTGCGCATGTGGGCGCCCTGATGGGCGCTTGA
- a CDS encoding bifunctional metallophosphatase/5'-nucleotidase: MIKLRSRLPLLATAAALTVASVSAPRAAELLPPPVDLRILAINDFHGNLQPPPGGIAIDDPADRTKKIHVPAGGAEHMATLVKALRKDHPNAIFVAAGDLIGASPFLSAMFHDEPTIESLSLMGLALSSVGNHEFDEGKTELLRMQNGGCHPVDGCQGPHPFKGAAFNYLAASTVETATGKTVFPPYAIRKFGGVPVAFIGLTLKNTPNMVSPPGVAGLSFRDEAETVNALIPELKAKGVEAIVVLIHEGGFPTGDYNECPGISGPIVEIVNKLDRAVDVVISGHTHRAYTCRIDGRLVTSGDKYGTIVTAIDLKLDPTTRDVISAAANNTIVRTDALAKDPAQTALIAAYDKLAGPIAARPAGSVTSALSRMPNAAGESVLGDVVADAQLAATSDKDKGGAEIALTNPGGVRSDILGGEGGAVTFGQVFAAQPFRNQLVTMTLTGAQLKAALEQQWAEPARPRILQVSKGFHFAWDAAGVSGARIPSDRMTLNGAPIDPNRAYRVTLNAYLAAGGDGFTVFKDGVALQTGVYDVDALFAYFKTHSPVAPPPTDRVTRLN; encoded by the coding sequence ATGATCAAGCTCCGCTCTCGCCTGCCCCTGCTCGCCACCGCCGCCGCGCTCACTGTCGCATCCGTATCCGCCCCGCGCGCGGCCGAATTGCTGCCTCCGCCGGTCGATCTGCGGATTCTGGCGATCAACGATTTCCACGGCAATCTGCAGCCGCCGCCCGGCGGCATCGCGATCGACGACCCGGCCGATCGGACCAAGAAGATTCACGTCCCCGCCGGCGGCGCCGAACATATGGCAACGCTGGTCAAAGCGCTGCGCAAGGATCATCCCAACGCGATCTTCGTTGCGGCAGGCGACCTGATCGGCGCCAGCCCGTTTCTGTCCGCGATGTTTCACGACGAGCCGACCATCGAGTCGCTGTCGCTGATGGGTCTGGCGCTGTCCTCGGTCGGCAATCATGAATTCGACGAGGGCAAGACCGAGCTGCTCCGGATGCAGAACGGCGGCTGCCATCCGGTCGACGGCTGCCAGGGGCCGCATCCGTTCAAGGGCGCGGCGTTTAACTATCTGGCCGCCTCCACGGTCGAGACCGCGACCGGCAAGACGGTGTTTCCTCCCTACGCAATCCGCAAGTTCGGCGGCGTGCCGGTGGCGTTCATCGGGCTGACGCTGAAGAACACACCCAACATGGTGTCACCGCCGGGTGTCGCCGGCCTGTCGTTCAGGGACGAGGCCGAGACCGTCAACGCCCTGATCCCGGAGCTGAAGGCCAAGGGCGTCGAGGCGATCGTGGTGCTAATCCATGAAGGTGGTTTTCCGACCGGCGACTACAACGAATGCCCGGGGATCTCCGGCCCGATCGTCGAGATCGTCAACAAGCTCGACCGCGCCGTCGACGTGGTAATCAGCGGTCATACTCACCGCGCCTACACCTGCCGGATCGACGGCCGCCTCGTCACCAGCGGCGACAAATACGGCACCATCGTCACTGCGATCGACCTCAAGCTCGATCCCACCACCCGCGACGTGATCAGCGCGGCGGCCAATAACACGATCGTCCGGACCGACGCGCTGGCCAAGGATCCGGCGCAGACCGCACTGATCGCCGCCTACGACAAACTGGCCGGCCCGATCGCGGCGAGGCCGGCGGGTTCGGTGACATCGGCGCTGTCGCGGATGCCGAATGCGGCGGGCGAGAGCGTGCTGGGCGACGTGGTGGCCGATGCCCAGCTCGCCGCGACATCGGATAAAGACAAAGGCGGCGCCGAGATCGCGCTGACCAACCCGGGCGGCGTCCGCTCCGATATTCTCGGCGGCGAAGGCGGAGCAGTCACGTTCGGCCAAGTGTTCGCCGCGCAGCCGTTCCGCAATCAGCTGGTGACGATGACGCTGACCGGGGCTCAGCTCAAGGCGGCGCTCGAACAGCAATGGGCGGAGCCGGCGCGGCCGCGAATTCTGCAGGTGTCGAAGGGCTTTCACTTCGCCTGGGATGCAGCGGGCGTCTCGGGTGCGAGAATTCCGTCGGACAGGATGACGTTGAACGGAGCGCCGATCGATCCGAACCGCGCCTACCGGGTGACGCTGAACGCCTATCTGGCGGCAGGCGGCGACGGCTTCACCGTGTTCAAGGACGGTGTTGCACTGCAAACCGGCGTGTACGACGTCGACGCGCTGTTCGCCTATTTCAAGACCCACAGTCCGGTGGCGCCGCCGCCGACCGACCGGGTGACGCGCTTGAATTGA
- a CDS encoding enoyl-CoA hydratase-related protein — MTEHLIVTDEDGTRVITMRRPEKKNALTQDMYREMSHAIDTAQNNPSIRCLIITGGSGVFTAGNDLDDFLKAGTDTSGAARVTNATKFLYSLAHNVKPIIAAVDGIAIGIGTTMLFHCDYVLASTTATFSTPFIQLGLVPEGASSLLMPRTMGYQRAFATLVMGHTMTAENARVAGFVNVVVAPGQTEMEAKKAAREICALPAEAVAISRKLLRLAPDEITRRIDQETHLFGERMKSPEAVNAFMRFFQRKKG; from the coding sequence ATGACGGAGCATCTGATCGTCACGGATGAGGACGGCACGCGCGTGATCACCATGCGCCGGCCGGAAAAGAAGAACGCGCTGACGCAGGACATGTATCGCGAGATGAGTCACGCGATCGACACCGCGCAGAACAATCCCAGCATCCGTTGCCTGATCATCACCGGCGGCTCCGGCGTGTTCACGGCCGGCAACGATCTCGACGATTTCCTCAAAGCCGGAACCGATACCAGCGGCGCGGCGCGCGTCACCAACGCCACCAAGTTTCTGTATTCGCTGGCTCACAACGTGAAGCCGATCATCGCGGCCGTCGACGGCATTGCGATCGGCATCGGCACCACGATGCTGTTTCACTGCGACTACGTGCTGGCCTCGACCACGGCGACGTTCTCGACGCCGTTCATCCAACTCGGGCTGGTGCCGGAGGGCGCGTCCAGCCTGCTGATGCCGCGCACCATGGGTTATCAGCGCGCGTTCGCCACGCTGGTGATGGGCCACACCATGACGGCCGAAAACGCCCGCGTCGCCGGCTTTGTCAACGTCGTGGTGGCGCCCGGGCAGACCGAAATGGAAGCCAAGAAAGCCGCGCGGGAAATCTGCGCGCTGCCGGCCGAAGCGGTGGCGATCTCGCGCAAGCTGCTGCGGCTGGCGCCCGATGAGATCACCCGGCGGATCGATCAGGAAACGCATCTGTTCGGCGAGCGGATGAAGTCGCCCGAAGCCGTCAACGCCTTCATGCGCTTCTTTCAGCGGAAGAAGGGGTGA